In one Maniola hyperantus chromosome 6, iAphHyp1.2, whole genome shotgun sequence genomic region, the following are encoded:
- the LOC117983187 gene encoding uncharacterized protein isoform X5, with translation MGAHAQPLTCKTDDQCETGFYCDRDVAYVCRQCLDCEQLKRNPPLMPSQCIKSVAECGSCITGLVEDLRGDVTLQCVPADVHGHAAVPAYVWGIISVVALLLFALVVFIVTYVLRNTYTFKIFAMTRASVQSPRGAGAGVHGGPASAPEMPPPYNAHYIIDMPPEQHHDDAHNHDEEWPFIKRTPSGHSAHQGGARESADSQAAMVYNSPAYVRGSHVPLSYSDEERDMLAVDDETVASTWTPGSSHSDNANAPSGAASGLSAQLAAARATTLVCQDSNNNCNASEADSGAAGPSGAPSSSIIINVVQTIHTTQPPPRHHEPGC, from the exons ATGGGTGCGCATGCGCAGCCGTTGACGTGTAAAACAGACGACCAATGCGAGACCGGCTTCTACTGCGACCGAGATGTTGCGTACGTCTGTCGACAATGCCTCGACTGCGAGCAGCTGAAGCGGAACCCGCCGCTGATGCCTTCCCAGTGCATCAAATCTGTCGCGGAGTGCGGATCTTGCATCACAGG ACTGGTGGAGGACCTCAGAGGCGACGTGACGTTGCAATGCGTGCCAGCCGACGTGCACGGGCACGCCGCTGTGCCGGCCTACGTGTGGGGCATCATCAGCGTCGTGGCTCTGCTGCTGTTCGCGCTGGTGGTGTTCATCGTCACCTACGTGCTTCGCAATACTTACACCTTCAAGATATTTGCGA TGACCCGTGCATCGGTCCAGTCGCCGCGCGGCGCTGGCGCAGGCGTGCACGGCGGCCCGGCCAGCGCGCCCGAAATGCCGCCGCCCTACAACGCGCACTACATCATTGACATGCCGCCCGAGCAGCATCACGACGATGCGCACAACCACGATGAAG AGTGGCCGTTCATCAAACGCACACCATCGGGCCACAGCGCGCACCAGGGCGGCGCGCGCGAGTCAGCGGACAGCCAGGCGGCGATGGTGTACAACAGCCCGGCCTACGTGCGCGGGTCTCATGTGCCGCTGAG CTACAGCGACGAGGAGCGCGACATGCTCGCTGTCGACGACGAGACCGTCGCGAGCACCTGGACGCCCGGCAGCAGCCACAGCGACAACGCCAA CGCGCCGAGCGGTGCGGCGAGCGGCCTGTCGGCGCAACTGGCCGCGGCACGCGCCACCACGCTCGTGTGTCAG GACTCTAACAACAACTGCAACGCGAGCGAGGCGGACAGCGGCGCGGCGGGCCCGTCCGGCGCGCCATCATCATCAATAATCATCAACGTGGTGCAGACCATCCACACCACGCAGCCGCCGCCGCGCCACCACGAGCCCGGCTGCTGA
- the LOC117983187 gene encoding uncharacterized protein isoform X3, with protein sequence MFRRVVIVCAATAYVHMGAHAQPLTCKTDDQCETGFYCDRDVAYVCRQCLDCEQLKRNPPLMPSQCIKSVAECGSCITGLVEDLRGDVTLQCVPADVHGHAAVPAYVWGIISVVALLLFALVVFIVTYVLRNTYTFKIFAMTRASVQSPRGAGAGVHGGPASAPEMPPPYNAHYIIDMPPEQHHDDAHNHDEEWPFIKRTPSGHSAHQGGARESADSQAAMVYNSPAYVRGSHVPLSYSDEERDMLAVDDETVASTWTPGSSHSDNANAPSGAASGLSAQLAAARATTLVCQDSNNNCNASEADSGAAGPSGAPSSSIIINVVQTIHTTQPPPRHHEPGC encoded by the exons ATGTTTAGGAG ggTCGTGATAGTTTGCGCGGCTACTGCGTACGTTCACATGGGTGCGCATGCGCAGCCGTTGACGTGTAAAACAGACGACCAATGCGAGACCGGCTTCTACTGCGACCGAGATGTTGCGTACGTCTGTCGACAATGCCTCGACTGCGAGCAGCTGAAGCGGAACCCGCCGCTGATGCCTTCCCAGTGCATCAAATCTGTCGCGGAGTGCGGATCTTGCATCACAGG ACTGGTGGAGGACCTCAGAGGCGACGTGACGTTGCAATGCGTGCCAGCCGACGTGCACGGGCACGCCGCTGTGCCGGCCTACGTGTGGGGCATCATCAGCGTCGTGGCTCTGCTGCTGTTCGCGCTGGTGGTGTTCATCGTCACCTACGTGCTTCGCAATACTTACACCTTCAAGATATTTGCGA TGACCCGTGCATCGGTCCAGTCGCCGCGCGGCGCTGGCGCAGGCGTGCACGGCGGCCCGGCCAGCGCGCCCGAAATGCCGCCGCCCTACAACGCGCACTACATCATTGACATGCCGCCCGAGCAGCATCACGACGATGCGCACAACCACGATGAAG AGTGGCCGTTCATCAAACGCACACCATCGGGCCACAGCGCGCACCAGGGCGGCGCGCGCGAGTCAGCGGACAGCCAGGCGGCGATGGTGTACAACAGCCCGGCCTACGTGCGCGGGTCTCATGTGCCGCTGAG CTACAGCGACGAGGAGCGCGACATGCTCGCTGTCGACGACGAGACCGTCGCGAGCACCTGGACGCCCGGCAGCAGCCACAGCGACAACGCCAA CGCGCCGAGCGGTGCGGCGAGCGGCCTGTCGGCGCAACTGGCCGCGGCACGCGCCACCACGCTCGTGTGTCAG GACTCTAACAACAACTGCAACGCGAGCGAGGCGGACAGCGGCGCGGCGGGCCCGTCCGGCGCGCCATCATCATCAATAATCATCAACGTGGTGCAGACCATCCACACCACGCAGCCGCCGCCGCGCCACCACGAGCCCGGCTGCTGA
- the LOC117983187 gene encoding uncharacterized protein isoform X1 — MSRLVFCPSRVVIVCAATAYVHMGAHAQPLTCKTDDQCETGFYCDRDVAYVCRQCLDCEQLKRNPPLMPSQCIKSVAECGSCITGLVEDLRGDVTLQCVPADVHGHAAVPAYVWGIISVVALLLFALVVFIVTYVLRNTYTFKIFAMTRASVQSPRGAGAGVHGGPASAPEMPPPYNAHYIIDMPPEQHHDDAHNHDEEWPFIKRTPSGHSAHQGGARESADSQAAMVYNSPAYVRGSHVPLSYSDEERDMLAVDDETVASTWTPGSSHSDNANAPSGAASGLSAQLAAARATTLVCQDSNNNCNASEADSGAAGPSGAPSSSIIINVVQTIHTTQPPPRHHEPGC; from the exons ATGTCGAGACTTGTCTTCTGTCCGAGCAG ggTCGTGATAGTTTGCGCGGCTACTGCGTACGTTCACATGGGTGCGCATGCGCAGCCGTTGACGTGTAAAACAGACGACCAATGCGAGACCGGCTTCTACTGCGACCGAGATGTTGCGTACGTCTGTCGACAATGCCTCGACTGCGAGCAGCTGAAGCGGAACCCGCCGCTGATGCCTTCCCAGTGCATCAAATCTGTCGCGGAGTGCGGATCTTGCATCACAGG ACTGGTGGAGGACCTCAGAGGCGACGTGACGTTGCAATGCGTGCCAGCCGACGTGCACGGGCACGCCGCTGTGCCGGCCTACGTGTGGGGCATCATCAGCGTCGTGGCTCTGCTGCTGTTCGCGCTGGTGGTGTTCATCGTCACCTACGTGCTTCGCAATACTTACACCTTCAAGATATTTGCGA TGACCCGTGCATCGGTCCAGTCGCCGCGCGGCGCTGGCGCAGGCGTGCACGGCGGCCCGGCCAGCGCGCCCGAAATGCCGCCGCCCTACAACGCGCACTACATCATTGACATGCCGCCCGAGCAGCATCACGACGATGCGCACAACCACGATGAAG AGTGGCCGTTCATCAAACGCACACCATCGGGCCACAGCGCGCACCAGGGCGGCGCGCGCGAGTCAGCGGACAGCCAGGCGGCGATGGTGTACAACAGCCCGGCCTACGTGCGCGGGTCTCATGTGCCGCTGAG CTACAGCGACGAGGAGCGCGACATGCTCGCTGTCGACGACGAGACCGTCGCGAGCACCTGGACGCCCGGCAGCAGCCACAGCGACAACGCCAA CGCGCCGAGCGGTGCGGCGAGCGGCCTGTCGGCGCAACTGGCCGCGGCACGCGCCACCACGCTCGTGTGTCAG GACTCTAACAACAACTGCAACGCGAGCGAGGCGGACAGCGGCGCGGCGGGCCCGTCCGGCGCGCCATCATCATCAATAATCATCAACGTGGTGCAGACCATCCACACCACGCAGCCGCCGCCGCGCCACCACGAGCCCGGCTGCTGA
- the LOC117983187 gene encoding uncharacterized protein isoform X4, translated as MEWVVIVCAATAYVHMGAHAQPLTCKTDDQCETGFYCDRDVAYVCRQCLDCEQLKRNPPLMPSQCIKSVAECGSCITGLVEDLRGDVTLQCVPADVHGHAAVPAYVWGIISVVALLLFALVVFIVTYVLRNTYTFKIFAMTRASVQSPRGAGAGVHGGPASAPEMPPPYNAHYIIDMPPEQHHDDAHNHDEEWPFIKRTPSGHSAHQGGARESADSQAAMVYNSPAYVRGSHVPLSYSDEERDMLAVDDETVASTWTPGSSHSDNANAPSGAASGLSAQLAAARATTLVCQDSNNNCNASEADSGAAGPSGAPSSSIIINVVQTIHTTQPPPRHHEPGC; from the exons ATGGAATG ggTCGTGATAGTTTGCGCGGCTACTGCGTACGTTCACATGGGTGCGCATGCGCAGCCGTTGACGTGTAAAACAGACGACCAATGCGAGACCGGCTTCTACTGCGACCGAGATGTTGCGTACGTCTGTCGACAATGCCTCGACTGCGAGCAGCTGAAGCGGAACCCGCCGCTGATGCCTTCCCAGTGCATCAAATCTGTCGCGGAGTGCGGATCTTGCATCACAGG ACTGGTGGAGGACCTCAGAGGCGACGTGACGTTGCAATGCGTGCCAGCCGACGTGCACGGGCACGCCGCTGTGCCGGCCTACGTGTGGGGCATCATCAGCGTCGTGGCTCTGCTGCTGTTCGCGCTGGTGGTGTTCATCGTCACCTACGTGCTTCGCAATACTTACACCTTCAAGATATTTGCGA TGACCCGTGCATCGGTCCAGTCGCCGCGCGGCGCTGGCGCAGGCGTGCACGGCGGCCCGGCCAGCGCGCCCGAAATGCCGCCGCCCTACAACGCGCACTACATCATTGACATGCCGCCCGAGCAGCATCACGACGATGCGCACAACCACGATGAAG AGTGGCCGTTCATCAAACGCACACCATCGGGCCACAGCGCGCACCAGGGCGGCGCGCGCGAGTCAGCGGACAGCCAGGCGGCGATGGTGTACAACAGCCCGGCCTACGTGCGCGGGTCTCATGTGCCGCTGAG CTACAGCGACGAGGAGCGCGACATGCTCGCTGTCGACGACGAGACCGTCGCGAGCACCTGGACGCCCGGCAGCAGCCACAGCGACAACGCCAA CGCGCCGAGCGGTGCGGCGAGCGGCCTGTCGGCGCAACTGGCCGCGGCACGCGCCACCACGCTCGTGTGTCAG GACTCTAACAACAACTGCAACGCGAGCGAGGCGGACAGCGGCGCGGCGGGCCCGTCCGGCGCGCCATCATCATCAATAATCATCAACGTGGTGCAGACCATCCACACCACGCAGCCGCCGCCGCGCCACCACGAGCCCGGCTGCTGA
- the LOC117983187 gene encoding uncharacterized protein isoform X2 yields the protein MLNQVVIVCAATAYVHMGAHAQPLTCKTDDQCETGFYCDRDVAYVCRQCLDCEQLKRNPPLMPSQCIKSVAECGSCITGLVEDLRGDVTLQCVPADVHGHAAVPAYVWGIISVVALLLFALVVFIVTYVLRNTYTFKIFAMTRASVQSPRGAGAGVHGGPASAPEMPPPYNAHYIIDMPPEQHHDDAHNHDEEWPFIKRTPSGHSAHQGGARESADSQAAMVYNSPAYVRGSHVPLSYSDEERDMLAVDDETVASTWTPGSSHSDNANAPSGAASGLSAQLAAARATTLVCQDSNNNCNASEADSGAAGPSGAPSSSIIINVVQTIHTTQPPPRHHEPGC from the exons ATGTTGAATCA ggTCGTGATAGTTTGCGCGGCTACTGCGTACGTTCACATGGGTGCGCATGCGCAGCCGTTGACGTGTAAAACAGACGACCAATGCGAGACCGGCTTCTACTGCGACCGAGATGTTGCGTACGTCTGTCGACAATGCCTCGACTGCGAGCAGCTGAAGCGGAACCCGCCGCTGATGCCTTCCCAGTGCATCAAATCTGTCGCGGAGTGCGGATCTTGCATCACAGG ACTGGTGGAGGACCTCAGAGGCGACGTGACGTTGCAATGCGTGCCAGCCGACGTGCACGGGCACGCCGCTGTGCCGGCCTACGTGTGGGGCATCATCAGCGTCGTGGCTCTGCTGCTGTTCGCGCTGGTGGTGTTCATCGTCACCTACGTGCTTCGCAATACTTACACCTTCAAGATATTTGCGA TGACCCGTGCATCGGTCCAGTCGCCGCGCGGCGCTGGCGCAGGCGTGCACGGCGGCCCGGCCAGCGCGCCCGAAATGCCGCCGCCCTACAACGCGCACTACATCATTGACATGCCGCCCGAGCAGCATCACGACGATGCGCACAACCACGATGAAG AGTGGCCGTTCATCAAACGCACACCATCGGGCCACAGCGCGCACCAGGGCGGCGCGCGCGAGTCAGCGGACAGCCAGGCGGCGATGGTGTACAACAGCCCGGCCTACGTGCGCGGGTCTCATGTGCCGCTGAG CTACAGCGACGAGGAGCGCGACATGCTCGCTGTCGACGACGAGACCGTCGCGAGCACCTGGACGCCCGGCAGCAGCCACAGCGACAACGCCAA CGCGCCGAGCGGTGCGGCGAGCGGCCTGTCGGCGCAACTGGCCGCGGCACGCGCCACCACGCTCGTGTGTCAG GACTCTAACAACAACTGCAACGCGAGCGAGGCGGACAGCGGCGCGGCGGGCCCGTCCGGCGCGCCATCATCATCAATAATCATCAACGTGGTGCAGACCATCCACACCACGCAGCCGCCGCCGCGCCACCACGAGCCCGGCTGCTGA
- the LOC117982894 gene encoding transmembrane reductase CYB561D2-like, with product METEASQITTNLSEMPPVERTSESSHLVTPNNSPKPSYLNLVSNICALIFTGIILYCCFKDGASLFSFHPTLMALGWLILMTSAINAVTPGDFATEWMPIRLRSARHWVLQLLAGLIILVGFLVILSNKIINNKYHFQTLHAKFGLAALVFVCFTSFGGLGALYSLKLKDYLAPIYIKLLHASVGLVTFCLGTITIILGTFSKWWSFGEVLRYTSLVLALIILILTVLRPCLKVYFRLKERLGYSNN from the exons ATGGAAACGGAGGCCAGTCAGATCACGACAAATCTCTCAGAAATGCCGCCTGTAGAAAGGACATCCGAATCTTCTCATCTAGTTACACCAAATAATTCGCCGAAGCCGAGTTATTTGAACCTTGTCAGTAACATATGTGCATTGATTTTTACGGGAATAATACTTTACTGTTGTTTCAAGGATGGAGCAAGTCTTTTCTCGTTCCATCCCACGTTAATGGCTCTAGGG TGGCTGATTCTGATGACTTCTGCTATCAATGCTGTTACACCGGGAGACTTCGCTACAGAGTGGATGCCAATCAGGCTTCGAAGCGCTCGCCACTGGGTCCTACAATTACTAGCAGGTCTTATCATTCTTGTTGGATTTCTAGTTAttctttcaaataaaattattaacaacAAGTATCATTTTCAAACTCTTCATGCTAAATTTGGTTTGGCTGCTTTGGTATTTGTATGCTTCACAAGTTTTGGTGGTCTAGGTGCGCTTTATAGTCTTAAACTGAAAGATTATCTGGCTCCTATCTATATAAAACTACTCCATGCATCAGTTGGTCTGGTAACATTTTGTTTGGGTACTATAACGATCATACTTGGAACTTTCTCAAAATGGTGGTCATTTGGAGAAGTTTTGAGATACACAAGTCTAGTGTTAGCTCTTATCATACTGATATTAACAGTATTACGCCCTTGTCTAAAGGTTTATTTCCGTTTGAAGGAAAGGCTTGGTTATTCAAATAATTAA
- the SkpA gene encoding S-phase kinase-associated protein 1, which translates to MPNIKLQSSDNEIFDVDVEIAKCSVTIKTMLEDLGMDDDEEEVVPLPNVNSAILKKVIQWATFHKDDPPLPEDDENKEKRTDDISSWDADFLKVDQGTLFELILAANYLDIKGLLDVTCKTVANMIKGKTPEEIRKTFNIKNDFTAAEEEQVRKENEWCEEK; encoded by the coding sequence ATGCCGAACATTAAATTGCAATCGTCTGATAATGAGATCTTTGATGTTGACGTGGAAATCGCTAAATGTTCGGTTACTATAAAAACTATGTTGGAAGACTTGGGAATGGACGATGACGAGGAAGAAGTGGTTCCTTTACCGAACGTGAATTCTGCTATCTTAAAGAAGGTTATCCAATGGGCTACTTTTCATAAAGATGATCCTCCTCTACCCGAAGACGACGAAAACAAAGAAAAACGAACCGACGACATTTCTTCATGGGATGCAGACTTTTTGAAAGTTGACCAAGGCACATTATTCGAACTAATACTGGCAGctaattatttagatattaaagGGCTGTTGGATGTTACATGTAAAACAGTAGCAAATATGATAAAAGGCAAAACACCTGAAGAAATTCGCAAAACGTTCAATATCAAAAATGATTTTACAGCAGCTGAAGAAGAACAGGTGCGCAAAGAAAATGAATGGTGTGAGGAGAAATAA
- the LOC117983007 gene encoding uncharacterized protein, producing MPNEEYQFKNILHYSRKTFKSRIGNPLEVYTSRREDTNEDLPDSPRSDRVILDPTAGCSCENGPDSEIASILHKKCPVIALAQRQLNRLLDETDKLLCDNTRCCRSAYDFLILCQQALSNQNKLWYIFVILVVLTFGFGLVLGAASCGTTFRKFNSPLLTCIDNFFISDNYLTSKEDFRGIV from the exons ATGCCAAATGAGGAAtaccaatttaaaaatattttacactaCAGTAGAAAAACATTTAAGAGCAGGATTGGTAACCCTTTAGAAGTCTACACTAGCAGGAGAGAAGATACTAATGAGGATTTGCCGGACTCTCCGAGAAGTGATCGAGTGATTTTAGACCCCACTGCAGGCTGCAGTTGTGAGAATGGTCCAGACAGCGAAATTGCTAGCATCCTTCACAAAAAGTGTCCTGTAATTGCTTTAGCGCAACGACAGCTCAACAGGCTATTAGATGAAACGGATAAATTGCTCTGTGATAATACAAGATGTTGCAG aTCAGCCTacgattttcttattttatgcCAGCAAGCACTCTCGAACCAAAACAAATTGTGGTACATATTTGTGATTTTAGTCGTATTAACGTTCGGTTTTGGATTGGTTCTGGGTGCAGCCTCCTGCGGAACAACCTTTCGGAAGTTTAATAGTCCCTTACTTACATGCATAGATAACTTTTTCATATCTGATAATTACTTAACCAGTAAAGAAGACTTTCGGGGcattgtataa